In a genomic window of Methylobacter sp. YRD-M1:
- the yfbR gene encoding 5'-deoxynucleotidase, with translation MTKKTTITSSFYAYLSRLRWIKRWGLKRNAHDENVMEHSWEVAVIAHMLALIKNRYYGGNVDANAVTAAALYHDITEVITGDLPTPIKYHSEEISTAYKQIEKQAEKELLNLLPAELQADFQALIHHDRMPEEHVRIIKAADKISAYLKCQAELKAGNAEFEMAAAQLAKTIGESDQPEVVFFMQAFVPSCGLTLDGLMKTN, from the coding sequence ATGACAAAAAAAACAACGATAACAAGCAGTTTTTACGCCTATCTATCAAGGTTACGCTGGATCAAGCGCTGGGGACTCAAGCGCAATGCGCATGACGAGAATGTCATGGAGCACAGTTGGGAAGTCGCCGTCATCGCGCATATGCTGGCCTTGATCAAAAACCGCTATTACGGCGGCAATGTCGATGCCAATGCCGTCACCGCCGCGGCTTTGTATCACGATATCACCGAAGTGATCACGGGCGATCTGCCGACGCCGATCAAATACCATTCCGAAGAAATCAGCACGGCTTACAAGCAAATTGAAAAACAGGCCGAAAAGGAACTGCTGAATCTGCTGCCGGCAGAGTTGCAGGCCGATTTTCAGGCGCTGATTCACCATGACCGTATGCCGGAAGAGCATGTGCGCATCATCAAGGCCGCCGACAAGATCTCGGCCTACCTCAAATGCCAGGCTGAGCTGAAGGCCGGTAATGCTGAATTCGAGATGGCCGCAGCGCAGCTGGCCAAAACCATCGGCGAATCCGATCAGCCCGAAGTCGTGTTTTTCATGCAGGCGTTCGTGCCCAGTTGCGGACTGACGCTGGACGGCCTCATGAAAACCAATTGA
- the grxD gene encoding Grx4 family monothiol glutaredoxin has protein sequence MNVIEKIKDQIENNPVVLYMKGTPDFPQCGFSGQAVQVLDACHAKYMYVNIFEDLEIREALKEYSNWPTYPQLYIGGELVGGCDIMIDLYNKGELSKMLATVGAVAE, from the coding sequence ATGAATGTTATTGAAAAAATCAAAGACCAGATTGAAAATAATCCGGTCGTTTTATATATGAAAGGCACGCCTGATTTCCCTCAATGCGGCTTTTCCGGCCAAGCTGTTCAGGTACTGGATGCCTGCCATGCGAAATACATGTACGTCAATATTTTCGAGGATCTTGAGATTCGCGAGGCGCTGAAGGAATATTCAAATTGGCCGACCTATCCGCAGCTTTATATCGGCGGTGAACTCGTAGGCGGCTGCGACATCATGATTGATTTGTACAACAAGGGCGAGCTGAGCAAAATGCTGGCAACAGTCGGTGCCGTCGCAGAATGA
- the ylqF gene encoding ribosome biogenesis GTPase YlqF — protein sequence MLIQWYPGHMHKASKEIKHILPQVDLIIEILDARIPFSSENPMLKALRGDKPCIKVLSKSDLADPDMTQAWQTYLEQEKGVKTLALTIEQPERMRQIADLCHKMLPGKDSSGRLIQALIMGIPNVGKSTLINILAGRIIAKTGNEPAVTKMQQRINIGNGIVLWDTPGVLWPNVENRNSGYRLATTGAIKDTAINHEHIAFFAAEYLLKHYPDLLKVRYQIEHLPEGEQALMETIGRSRGCLRSGGRVDMDKVAKLLLSELRAGTIGRITLETPAMMEQELAELAVIREQKAAKKLARKQKWKDSK from the coding sequence ATGCTTATTCAATGGTATCCCGGCCATATGCACAAGGCCAGCAAAGAGATCAAGCACATCCTGCCGCAGGTTGACCTGATCATTGAAATTCTGGATGCGCGCATTCCGTTCAGCAGCGAGAATCCGATGCTGAAAGCGCTGCGGGGCGACAAGCCCTGCATCAAGGTGCTCAGCAAAAGCGACCTGGCCGACCCGGACATGACGCAGGCGTGGCAGACTTATCTGGAGCAGGAAAAAGGCGTCAAAACTCTGGCATTGACCATCGAGCAGCCCGAGAGAATGCGTCAGATCGCCGATCTGTGCCACAAGATGCTGCCTGGCAAGGACAGCAGCGGCAGGCTGATACAGGCCTTGATCATGGGCATTCCTAATGTCGGCAAGTCCACGCTGATCAACATACTGGCCGGCAGGATCATCGCCAAGACCGGCAACGAACCGGCCGTCACCAAGATGCAGCAGCGCATCAACATCGGCAACGGCATCGTCCTGTGGGATACGCCCGGCGTGCTCTGGCCCAATGTCGAAAACCGAAACAGCGGCTACCGGCTGGCGACCACGGGCGCGATCAAGGACACGGCCATCAACCACGAGCATATCGCCTTCTTTGCGGCTGAATACCTGTTAAAGCATTATCCCGACCTGCTGAAAGTCCGCTATCAGATCGAGCACTTGCCCGAGGGCGAGCAGGCGCTTATGGAAACCATCGGCCGAAGCCGCGGCTGTCTGCGTTCGGGCGGACGCGTGGACATGGACAAGGTCGCCAAACTGCTATTGTCCGAACTGCGTGCCGGTACGATCGGCCGAATCACCCTGGAAACGCCGGCTATGATGGAGCAGGAACTGGCCGAACTGGCGGTTATCCGCGAGCAGAAAGCGGCAAAGAAGCTGGCCAGGAAGCAGAAGTGGAAGGATTCGAAGTGA
- the aspS gene encoding aspartate--tRNA ligase, whose product MRTHKCGELNKKHLAETVELCGWVHRRRDHGGVIFIDLRDRAGLVQVVFDPDSPETFAVAESVRSEYVLKVNGIVRDRPEGTINPNMGTGEIEVLATGVEVLNESETPPFPVESDIEVNEEMRLRYRYIDLRRTSMQEKMRVRRDVTRTLRNFLDDHEFFELETPYLTKATPEGARDYIVPSRTHENAFFALPQSPQLYKQILMVAGMDRYYQVVRCFRDEDLRADRQPEFTQLDIETSFMDENEIMEIMEEMIRQLFDKVIGVQLDATFPRMTYQEAMSRFGVDRPDLRIPLELVDIAEEMKDVDFKVFSGPANDPKGRVVAMRLPNGGDLSRKDIEDLTKFVGIYGAKGLAYIKVNDRDGGIDGLQSPIVKFAPAEVWEKVLTKTGAQTGDLIFFGADKASVVNEAMGALRVKLGHDLNMLEGEWKPVWVVDFPMFEWDDKNQRWAAIHHPFTAPSCSAEELQANPGAALSRAYDLVLNGTEVGGGSIRINRPAMQQTVFKILGIDDNEAREKFGFLLDALKYGAPPHGGLAFGLDRLVMLMTGSHSIRDVIAFPKTQSAACPLVNAPAPVDDVQLRELGIRLLKPTAVKAS is encoded by the coding sequence ATGCGTACCCACAAGTGTGGAGAATTAAACAAAAAACATTTGGCCGAAACGGTTGAATTATGCGGCTGGGTTCATCGCCGCCGGGACCATGGCGGGGTTATTTTTATCGATCTGAGAGACCGCGCCGGTCTGGTGCAAGTCGTATTTGATCCTGATTCTCCAGAGACTTTCGCGGTCGCCGAAAGTGTACGCAGCGAATATGTTTTAAAAGTCAACGGGATCGTGCGTGATCGTCCCGAAGGCACGATTAATCCGAACATGGGTACCGGTGAAATAGAGGTGCTGGCCACCGGCGTGGAAGTGCTGAACGAATCCGAAACGCCGCCTTTCCCGGTCGAAAGCGACATCGAAGTCAACGAGGAAATGCGTCTGCGTTATCGCTACATCGATTTGCGCCGCACGTCCATGCAGGAAAAAATGCGCGTACGCCGGGATGTCACACGCACGCTGCGCAATTTCCTTGATGACCACGAGTTTTTCGAACTCGAAACCCCTTATCTGACCAAAGCCACGCCGGAAGGCGCGCGCGATTACATCGTGCCTAGCCGCACGCATGAAAACGCTTTTTTTGCCTTGCCGCAGTCGCCGCAGCTTTACAAGCAGATACTGATGGTCGCCGGCATGGACCGCTATTATCAGGTCGTGCGCTGCTTCCGCGACGAGGACCTGCGCGCCGACAGACAGCCTGAATTTACCCAGCTCGATATCGAGACCTCTTTCATGGATGAAAACGAGATCATGGAGATCATGGAAGAGATGATCCGTCAGCTGTTTGACAAGGTCATCGGCGTGCAGCTCGATGCCACTTTCCCGCGCATGACTTATCAGGAAGCCATGTCCCGGTTCGGCGTAGACCGTCCGGATCTGCGGATTCCGCTGGAACTGGTCGACATCGCCGAAGAAATGAAAGATGTCGATTTCAAAGTCTTCTCGGGCCCGGCCAACGATCCGAAAGGCCGCGTGGTGGCCATGCGTCTGCCTAACGGCGGCGACTTGAGCCGTAAGGACATCGAGGACCTAACCAAATTCGTCGGCATTTATGGCGCCAAAGGTCTGGCTTATATCAAGGTCAACGACCGTGATGGCGGCATCGACGGCTTGCAGTCGCCGATCGTTAAATTTGCGCCGGCCGAGGTCTGGGAAAAAGTACTGACTAAAACCGGTGCCCAAACCGGCGACCTGATTTTCTTCGGCGCCGACAAGGCGAGCGTCGTCAACGAAGCGATGGGCGCATTGCGCGTCAAGCTGGGCCACGATCTGAACATGCTGGAAGGCGAGTGGAAGCCGGTCTGGGTGGTTGACTTCCCTATGTTTGAATGGGATGACAAGAACCAGCGCTGGGCTGCGATTCACCATCCGTTCACGGCGCCAAGTTGCTCGGCTGAGGAGTTGCAGGCCAACCCCGGCGCAGCACTGTCGCGTGCTTATGACTTGGTATTGAACGGCACCGAAGTCGGCGGCGGCTCGATCCGTATCAACCGCCCGGCCATGCAGCAGACCGTGTTTAAAATCCTGGGCATCGACGATAACGAAGCCAGGGAAAAATTCGGCTTCCTGCTCGATGCCCTGAAATACGGCGCGCCGCCGCATGGCGGACTTGCTTTCGGACTGGATCGTCTGGTCATGCTGATGACCGGATCGCATTCGATCCGCGACGTGATTGCCTTCCCGAAAACGCAGTCAGCGGCCTGTCCTTTAGTCAACGCACCGGCTCCCGTCGATGATGTGCAGCTGCGCGAATTAGGTATCCGGTTGCTGAAACCAACTGCTGTCAAGGCATCATAA
- a CDS encoding FmdB family zinc ribbon protein, producing the protein MPIYEYQCQACGHEHEALQKLSDAPLVNCPACSQPELMKKISAAGFRLKGGGWYETDFKSGNKKNVAGESSSSSSSAPSAASCCGGGCKASH; encoded by the coding sequence ATGCCAATTTACGAATATCAATGTCAAGCGTGCGGTCATGAACACGAAGCTCTGCAAAAACTCAGCGATGCGCCATTAGTTAACTGCCCTGCCTGCAGTCAGCCGGAACTGATGAAAAAGATTTCGGCAGCCGGATTCCGGTTAAAAGGCGGCGGCTGGTATGAAACCGATTTTAAAAGCGGCAACAAGAAAAACGTGGCAGGCGAGAGCAGCAGTTCCAGTTCCAGCGCTCCCAGTGCGGCCAGTTGCTGCGGCGGAGGCTGCAAGGCCAGCCATTAG
- the pyrC gene encoding dihydroorotase, whose translation MKKLTITRPDDWHLHVRTGAILKIVMPHTARQFARAIIMPNLKPPVTTVAQALAYREEILQAVPAGLDFSPLMTLYLTGATTADEIRKAAECEHVQAFKLYPAGATTHSDAGISDVKAAYPLLEAMEKNDVPLLIHGEVTDEACDIFDRERVFVDTSLTEIVRNFPELRIVVEHVTTTEAVQFVQSAGARIAATITPQHLMFNRNALLAGGIRPHHYCLPIIKREHHRQALVAAATSGNSKFFLGTDSAPHLTSLKEAACGCAGCYSAHAALELYAEVFEQAGALDKLEGFASFHGADFYRLPRNSGTITLEKTVWKVPAAYGADSASVTPLKANEELTWQIAQ comes from the coding sequence ATGAAAAAATTAACTATCACACGACCCGACGACTGGCATTTGCATGTCAGAACCGGCGCGATTTTAAAAATCGTCATGCCTCATACCGCGCGGCAGTTCGCCCGCGCCATCATCATGCCTAATCTGAAACCGCCCGTGACGACCGTGGCGCAGGCCCTGGCCTATCGGGAGGAGATCCTGCAAGCTGTACCGGCAGGCCTGGATTTTTCGCCGCTGATGACGCTATACCTGACTGGCGCGACGACTGCCGATGAAATCAGAAAGGCTGCCGAATGCGAGCATGTCCAGGCATTCAAGCTGTATCCGGCCGGCGCCACGACCCACTCCGACGCCGGCATCAGCGATGTCAAAGCCGCCTACCCGCTGCTGGAAGCTATGGAAAAAAACGATGTGCCTTTGCTGATTCATGGCGAAGTTACCGATGAGGCTTGCGATATTTTCGACCGGGAGCGTGTATTCGTTGATACCAGCCTGACCGAGATTGTCAGAAACTTTCCGGAACTGCGCATTGTGGTCGAGCATGTGACAACGACGGAAGCCGTGCAGTTTGTACAATCGGCCGGTGCGCGCATTGCCGCCACCATAACGCCGCAACACCTGATGTTCAACCGCAACGCCCTTCTGGCCGGCGGCATACGGCCGCATCATTACTGCCTGCCAATCATCAAACGCGAACACCATCGCCAGGCTTTGGTCGCCGCCGCCACCAGCGGCAATTCGAAATTCTTCCTGGGCACGGACAGCGCCCCGCACCTGACTTCGTTGAAGGAAGCCGCTTGCGGCTGCGCGGGCTGTTACAGCGCCCATGCGGCATTGGAACTGTACGCAGAAGTTTTTGAACAGGCCGGTGCGCTGGACAAGCTGGAAGGTTTTGCGAGTTTTCATGGCGCCGATTTCTACCGTTTGCCGAGAAATTCAGGCACGATCACGCTGGAAAAAACAGTTTGGAAAGTGCCGGCCGCTTACGGTGCCGATTCGGCATCGGTCACGCCGCTGAAAGCCAATGAAGAACTGACTTGGCAGATAGCACAGTAA
- the nadA gene encoding quinolinate synthase NadA, whose protein sequence is MTDTALPIQDYALLSDEECDARIVAAKEKLGKRCVILGHHYQRDEVFKHADLTGDSLKLSREAAQSDAEYIVFCGVHFMAEVADILSRPEQIAILPDMAAGCSMADMANLIKVQKCWSELAEVLDVESQVTPVTYINSAADLKAFCGEHGGIVCTSSNAQKILEWSFARREKILFFPDQHLGRNTGYRMGIPMEEMVVWDFTKPMGGLTVEQIRNAKMILWNGYCSVHQAFQPEHIDNFLKRYPETKVISHPEACFEVCQKSDYIGSTEYILKTVREAEPNTRWLVGTELNLVNRLSEECKAQGKNVHFMSPMLCMCSTMFRTDPQHLAWVLENLAAGHVVNQISVPAEIARKAKQALDDMLAIK, encoded by the coding sequence ATGACCGATACCGCATTACCGATTCAAGATTATGCATTGCTCAGCGATGAGGAATGCGATGCGCGCATTGTCGCGGCCAAGGAAAAGTTAGGCAAACGCTGTGTTATTCTCGGCCACCATTATCAGCGCGACGAAGTTTTCAAGCATGCCGATCTGACTGGCGACTCATTGAAGCTGTCCAGGGAAGCGGCCCAATCCGATGCTGAATACATCGTGTTCTGCGGCGTGCATTTCATGGCCGAGGTTGCCGACATTCTGTCCAGGCCCGAGCAGATCGCCATCTTGCCGGACATGGCGGCGGGCTGTTCCATGGCCGATATGGCCAATCTGATCAAGGTGCAGAAATGCTGGAGCGAGCTGGCGGAAGTGCTGGATGTGGAATCTCAAGTTACGCCCGTAACTTACATTAATTCGGCCGCCGACTTAAAAGCCTTCTGCGGCGAACATGGCGGCATCGTCTGCACGTCTTCGAATGCCCAGAAAATCCTGGAATGGAGCTTTGCGCGCCGGGAAAAAATCCTGTTTTTCCCGGACCAGCATCTAGGCCGCAATACCGGCTACCGGATGGGCATTCCTATGGAAGAAATGGTCGTCTGGGATTTCACTAAACCGATGGGCGGGCTGACAGTAGAGCAGATCCGCAATGCCAAGATGATCCTATGGAACGGCTATTGCTCCGTGCACCAGGCATTCCAGCCGGAACATATCGATAATTTCCTGAAGCGTTATCCCGAAACGAAGGTGATTTCGCATCCGGAAGCCTGCTTCGAGGTCTGCCAGAAATCGGATTACATCGGTTCTACGGAATACATCCTCAAGACCGTACGAGAAGCCGAACCGAACACGCGCTGGCTGGTCGGGACGGAATTGAACCTGGTCAATCGCTTGAGCGAGGAATGCAAAGCGCAGGGCAAAAACGTGCATTTCATGTCTCCCATGCTGTGCATGTGCTCGACCATGTTCAGAACCGATCCGCAGCATTTGGCCTGGGTGCTGGAAAATCTGGCGGCAGGCCATGTCGTCAACCAGATCTCCGTGCCTGCTGAGATTGCCAGAAAGGCCAAGCAAGCGCTGGATGATATGCTGGCTATAAAATAG
- a CDS encoding exonuclease SbcCD subunit D C-terminal domain-containing protein, producing MLRLFHTADWHLGHHLHGVSRHFEHRQFLAWLLQTLQDRQADALIVAGDIFDTANPPAAAQAQLYEFLVKARTQQPQLDIVLIGGNHDSASRLDAPSPILKALGVHVVGGLVRKQDGKIDWDRLIVPLTDAQGVTRAWCGAMPFLRNADLSGNGETEDPLIAGVKELYGQLFEALQKKAGNGERLILTGHCYMVNGSVSELSERKILGGNQHALPVDIFPGDIAYVALGHLHLAQKAGPHEHIRYSGSPIPLSFDEAGYRHQVVQVDVEDGRVETTTVQIPRSVEMIRIPDGKDFAALSGVIAQLKSLDLDPNLPIEQTPFVELRILLDKPEPGLRQQIEEAIAGLPLRLLKISTACRGSQQSLADVNIEQRLEELQPLDVFQRCYQNRYDQDAPEALTALFNELIESVQGGD from the coding sequence ATGTTAAGACTTTTTCACACGGCGGACTGGCATCTCGGCCACCACCTGCACGGCGTCTCGCGCCACTTCGAACACCGGCAGTTCCTGGCCTGGCTGCTGCAGACCCTGCAGGACAGACAGGCCGATGCGCTGATCGTCGCCGGCGACATCTTCGATACGGCCAATCCCCCGGCAGCCGCGCAGGCACAGCTTTATGAATTCCTGGTCAAGGCCAGAACGCAGCAGCCCCAGCTGGATATCGTGCTGATCGGCGGCAATCACGACTCGGCCAGCCGGCTCGATGCGCCTTCACCGATACTGAAAGCGCTGGGCGTGCATGTCGTCGGCGGCCTGGTGCGCAAGCAAGACGGCAAAATCGATTGGGATCGCCTGATCGTGCCGCTGACCGATGCCCAGGGCGTCACCAGGGCCTGGTGCGGCGCCATGCCGTTTCTGCGCAACGCCGATCTGTCCGGCAATGGCGAGACCGAAGATCCATTGATTGCCGGCGTTAAAGAGCTGTATGGGCAATTATTCGAAGCGCTTCAGAAAAAGGCCGGCAACGGCGAGCGCCTGATCCTGACCGGCCATTGCTACATGGTGAACGGCAGTGTGTCGGAGCTGAGCGAGCGCAAAATTCTGGGCGGCAATCAACACGCATTGCCGGTCGATATTTTCCCCGGCGATATCGCCTATGTCGCCCTGGGTCATCTGCATCTGGCGCAGAAGGCCGGTCCACACGAGCATATACGCTACAGCGGCTCGCCGATCCCACTCTCGTTCGACGAGGCCGGCTATCGGCATCAAGTCGTGCAGGTCGATGTCGAAGATGGCCGAGTGGAAACGACCACCGTTCAAATTCCGCGTAGCGTCGAGATGATCCGGATTCCCGACGGTAAAGACTTTGCGGCGCTGAGCGGCGTGATCGCGCAACTGAAAAGCCTGGATCTCGACCCTAACCTGCCGATTGAACAAACCCCGTTCGTGGAACTCAGAATTCTGCTCGACAAACCGGAACCGGGACTGCGCCAGCAGATCGAGGAAGCCATCGCCGGCCTGCCGCTGCGCCTGTTGAAAATATCGACGGCCTGCCGCGGCAGCCAGCAAAGCCTGGCCGATGTCAACATCGAACAGCGGCTGGAAGAACTGCAACCGCTGGACGTTTTCCAGCGCTGCTATCAGAACCGCTACGATCAGGATGCGCCGGAAGCCTTGACGGCTTTATTCAATGAACTGATCGAAAGCGTGCAGGGAGGCGACTGA
- the rnt gene encoding ribonuclease T, with product MDIPKIPLDKRFRGYLPVIVDIETAGFNPKKHALLEIAAVIVELNSQHDLEITERYSTHVIPFKNAEFDESALKFNGIDPHHPFRMAIDEKEALDMLFKPIKEAVKRNNCTRAILVGHNPAFDINFLNAAIHRTQIKRSPFHPFSTFDTATLGGLAYQQTVLAKIAKSAGLEWDNGKAHSALYDAEKTAELFCKIVNRWKRLESLDL from the coding sequence ATGGATATACCCAAAATTCCTTTAGACAAACGCTTTAGAGGCTATCTGCCCGTCATTGTCGACATAGAGACAGCCGGTTTTAACCCTAAAAAGCATGCATTGCTGGAAATCGCCGCAGTGATTGTCGAACTTAACAGCCAGCACGATCTGGAAATCACTGAGCGCTACTCGACGCATGTGATTCCGTTCAAAAACGCCGAGTTCGATGAATCCGCCCTCAAATTCAACGGCATAGACCCGCATCACCCTTTCCGTATGGCTATTGATGAGAAAGAGGCGCTTGACATGCTGTTCAAGCCCATCAAGGAGGCGGTAAAACGCAACAACTGCACACGGGCGATTCTGGTAGGCCATAATCCGGCTTTTGATATCAATTTTTTGAATGCAGCCATCCATCGCACGCAAATAAAAAGAAGCCCGTTTCATCCGTTCAGCACATTTGATACCGCTACGCTAGGGGGATTGGCGTATCAACAGACCGTGCTGGCAAAAATTGCCAAATCGGCCGGCCTGGAATGGGATAACGGAAAAGCGCATTCCGCGCTATACGATGCCGAGAAGACAGCCGAGTTATTCTGCAAGATAGTCAACCGCTGGAAACGGCTCGAATCACTCGACCTTTAA
- a CDS encoding MlaA family lipoprotein, whose protein sequence is MHKNRSIRQLANFILLAMMTGCATSTRDARDPLENWNRDVQLFNDNLDEYVGKPIANGYQWIMPSFADRGVTNFFSNINDIGVTINDLLQFKLSQAGMDGSRFIVNTVAGIGGFIDVAEMIDLPKHEEDFDQTLGVWGLPTGPYLVLPLFGPSSPRGIGGLIGDAAMNPVNYLDSGIITGSLSAVNWTDFRADNLGTEKAADEAALDRYEFFKNAYLQRRNYLVHDGNVPEEEKDELELDENNP, encoded by the coding sequence ATGCACAAGAACAGATCAATAAGGCAATTGGCAAATTTTATATTATTGGCCATGATGACAGGATGCGCAACCAGTACAAGAGATGCCAGAGACCCGCTGGAAAACTGGAACAGAGACGTGCAGTTGTTCAATGATAACCTTGATGAGTATGTAGGAAAGCCTATTGCCAATGGTTATCAGTGGATTATGCCGTCTTTCGCCGATCGCGGCGTGACTAATTTTTTCAGCAATATTAATGATATTGGCGTCACAATAAATGATCTTTTACAGTTCAAGCTGTCGCAGGCCGGCATGGACGGATCGCGCTTTATCGTTAATACGGTGGCCGGTATCGGCGGATTCATCGATGTTGCGGAGATGATTGATCTGCCTAAACACGAAGAGGATTTTGACCAGACGCTGGGTGTCTGGGGCTTGCCGACAGGGCCTTATCTGGTCTTGCCTCTCTTCGGGCCCAGTTCTCCGCGCGGCATAGGCGGCCTGATCGGCGATGCGGCCATGAATCCTGTCAACTATCTTGATAGCGGTATCATTACCGGTTCGTTGTCCGCTGTGAATTGGACTGATTTTCGCGCAGACAATTTGGGGACTGAAAAAGCAGCGGATGAAGCGGCTCTGGACAGGTATGAGTTTTTCAAAAATGCCTATTTGCAGCGGCGCAATTATCTGGTTCACGACGGCAATGTCCCAGAGGAGGAGAAGGATGAGCTGGAGCTGGATGAAAATAATCCATAA